A region of the Oncorhynchus clarkii lewisi isolate Uvic-CL-2024 chromosome 29, UVic_Ocla_1.0, whole genome shotgun sequence genome:
ccccgcacattgactcggtaccagtaccccctgtatatagccttgttattgttatttaattgtgttacttttaaaaaacatttttactttagtttatttagtaaatatcttCGTAACTTAACTTAAAACTTcatcgttggttaagggcttgtaattaagcattttacggtaaggtctacacctgttctattcggggcgcatgtgacaaataacatttgatttaatttgattcgTACAGTACATGTTTTGGCTCATACAAGTAACAAGTCTTACATGAGAAGTTCTAGAATTTCATCCAACACTGTTCCATCCATCCAATGAATGCTGTTTTACTTCGACTGAAACCTGCAAGTCTTGCAGGATCTCCTAAGCAAGTCATAAATCTCCTGAAATTGACTGGTTTCCTTGTACAATGGGAACATATTCCAGGGGTAGTTGCACGCAACGCTTTAAAATAATGTGTcaggtgttattattattattatgttagcAGTCACAGACCTAAAATGTGGTTCACAAGTCTGTTTTGTGATGTACTACTATTCACCACCAGCAACACCGGCCTCTTACTTCACTGATGATCTTGTGGAAGGCGTGGTCGTGTtccatggggggaggggggatgtcGAAGGAACGACGCCAGATCTTGACCTGCTCCTCTCCGTGCTTCTCGGCTGTCTCTGCCTTGTTGAGACCTGTCAGGCCGCCGTAGTGGCGCTCGTTCAGACGCCATGTGCGGTACACGGGAAGCCACATCTGGTCTGTGCCCTCCAGGATGGTCCACAGGGTCTTGACTGCTCGCTTCAGCACGGAGGTGTGACAGATGTCAAACTTCATTCCGGCGTCCTTGATGGCCTTGGCACCACGTTTGGCCTCTTCCAGGCCCTTCTCGCTGAGGTCGGCATCAAACCAGCCGCAAAATTTGTTGTACTGGTTCCACTCACTCTCGCCATGACGGACGATCACCAACTTATGGGCAGTAGTCATGCTTGCAGTGTTGCTTTAAATTCCTTTACCAAACACACAAGACACGGCCCTACCTtatggtacacacacactctgagaccAACAGCCCAGAGCGACTCCTCACACACTCTTTTTATAGCATTCTGGAATGAGGCCCTGCATAGCAGCCGGGCGTAAACTGCTCTCCACCAATGAGGGCACTTCACCCCCTGATGGACAGCTAGGCTCAGCCAATAGGGCAGTGCCTCCCATGGACTGGAGGGACATGTCCCAGCTGGGAAGGCCAGAGGTCAGGGATTGAGCTAAAATAGCAACATGACTTTTAAACCGAGAGCTGTGAAATAAAAGTGTAAAGATCAGAGTAAGCTTCTGCTGCTGAGGTGCTGTAGAgtgcacaggaggctgctgaggggaggatggctcataataatggccgaaacggagcaaatggaatggcatcacacacatgaaaaccatgtgttttatatatttgacCTATTCCAcctattccagccattaccacgagcccgtcctccccaattagggTGCCAACAACCTACTGTGGTAGAGTTTCTGACATCAATAAAAGGCAATGGAATTAGTAATCCAACTCCAAAACTAGAACTGATACAGGCAACTATACTATGCAATGAGGTAGTAGTGACTAGGGTAAAACAGACTAAAACATTCTGTCTCAACATTGGGTTACGTTAGGGGAAGTTGAATAATATCACACATACTCCAGTAGTCCTACTGTATAATATCACACATACTCCAGTAGTCCTACTGTATAATAACACACATACTCTAGTAGTCCTACTGTATAATATCACACATACTCCAGTAGGTCTACTGTATAATATCACACATACTCCAGTAGTCCTACTGTATAATATCACACATACTCCAGTAGTCCTACTGTATAATATCACACATACTCCAGTAGTCCTACTGTATAATAACACACATACTCTAGTAGTCCTACTGTATAATATCACGCATACTCCAGTAGGTCTACTGTATAATATCACACATACTCCAGTAGTCCTACTGTATAATATCACACATACTCCAGTAGTCCTAGTGTATAATATCACACATACTCCAGTAGTCCTACTGTATAATAACACACAAACTCTAGTAGTCCTACTGTATAATAACACACAAACTCTAGTAGTCCTACTGTATAATATCACACATACTCTAGTAGGTCTACTGTATAATAACACACATACTCCAGTAGTCCTACTGTATAATATCACACATACTCCAGTAGTCCTACTGTATAATAACACACAAACTCTAGTAGTCCTACTGTATAATATCACACATACTCTAGTAGGTCTACTGTATAATAACACACATACTCCAGTAGTCCTACTGTATAATATCACACATACTCCAGTAGTCCTACTGTATAATAACACACAAACTCTAGTAGTCCTACTGTATAATATCACACATACTCCAGTAGGTCTACTGTATAATGACACACATACTCTAATAGTCCTACTGTATAATATCACACATACTCCAGTAGGTCTACTGTATAATAACACACATACTCCAGTAGGTCTACTGTATACTAGCACACATACTCTAGTAGTCCTACTGTATAATAACACGCATATTCTAGTAGTGCTACTGTATAATATCACACATACTCCAGTAGGTCTACTGTATAATATCACACATACTCCAGTAGGTCTACTGTATAATATCACACATACTCCAGTAGTCCTAGTGTATAATATCACACATACTCCAGTAGTCCTACTGTATAATAACACACATATTCTAGTAGTCCTACTGTATAATATCACACATACTCCAGTAGTCCTACTGTATAATATCACACATACTCCAGTAGTCCTACTGTATAATATCACACATACTCCAGTAGTCCTACTGTATAATATCACACATACTCCAGTAGTCCTACTGTATAATAACACACAAACTCTAGTAGTCCTACTGTATAATAACACACAAACTCTAGTagtactactgtataatatcacACATACTCCAGTAGGTCTACTGTATAATATCACACATACTCCAGTTGTCCTACTGTATAATAACACACATACTCTAGTAGTCCTACTGTATAATAACACACATACTCCAGTAGGTCTACTGTATAATATCACACATACTCTAATAGTCCTACTGTATAATAACACACATACTCTAGTAGTGCTACTGTATAATATCACACATACTTCAGTAGGTCTACTGTATAATATCACACATACTCCAGTTGTCCTACTGTATAATAACACACATACTCCAGTAGGTCTACTGAATAATATCACACATACTCTAGTAGCCCTACTGTATAATATCACACATACTCTAGTAGTCCTACAGTATAATAACACACATATTCTAGTAGTGCTACTGTATAATATCACACATACTATAGTAGTGCTACTGTATAATATCACACATACTCCAAAGAACACACATTAGAAACTGTACTTATTCCCAGTACAACCACTATTGGGTCTCCACAGGACAGTCAgcaaataaatacagtcagcaaATATTTATTTGGGATGTTTGAAATTCTATGTAGAAATGCACCAAGGTTTCAAACCACCCACTTAAACTCTGGGGCCATTACAGGTGAAAATACTGATTCTGCATTAAACTGACCGAGAGTCAGGGCGGAGCCCAAACTACAGGGCCAAGTCAATCAATGCCCCCTTTTACCAATCAAAGTATGAGCCACgttgaggaaagagagaaatacaATATCAGCAAAGACAATAGTAATGGAACTCTGGGCATGTAGCCAATCTGCATATCTTATATCACAAaaaaggacagagagatagaggaatcacaaagagagagaaagactgaggaTGCTgccgtgagagagagcgagaaatagagagaaaagcgagaggtagagagaaagcaGGTAAAGCTGAAAGAGAAGGGTGtatgagagagaagtggagaggataCTGCGGGGCTGGGTGTGGAGTGGCTGGGTGTGGAGGGGCTGGGTGTGGAGGGGCTGGGTGTGGAGGGGCTGGGTGTGGAGGGGATGGGTGAAAACACTACATAAGCCCCAGGCATTTTAAGAAATCAGTCGGGggctcaacttactgttgagagttagaatagtagagtatacaaggtgcaatttagattgtTGTGCATCGGCATtttgacagtcactcaattagcccatgtcagtcactgacagtccctcaactagcccatgtcagctaaaatgttttagattggtaaatgagTCTAGCCAGGTATCTATACTTGTAGttatcatggtcaaattaccctGACCTCcatggggcccccattgattttgttagtcactctcactcagaagTCATATTGACATGGcaaatgtgtaaaattgcagcaaacttgctttgaaactgcaacattttctttaCAGCCCATGTTGTAAAAATAAATTAGCTTAGAGCCCCAAAAAGTGAAAGCCAGCCCTGAATACAGTTGATAACGCCTGGAACCGGCCCCGACTTTACTTATGACTCAGCTTGCGGCAGCACCCCGCACCTACTGTAGCCTAGCAACCCACATCCATCTCACCTTCAAGGCTTCTGCTTTGAGAACTGTCAGCAAAATACACACGTACaaaagagacacacaaacacacgtaaaTTCATACACTCTCCTCAAATGTGTACAGGCGAAATGCATAATATACTCCACCTAAACATGGACTCATACCAGCCTGTTCTCTCACAAGATCCTCATACTATGCTTAAATGTATGGCAAGTCACTTTGCTATCCATTCTCTCAATCAACAGTCTGGGACAGTATAAAATGTgtatctcccccacccctctcaggaggaagtggaggaggaaaaggaggaagtGGGTGTCAGCAAGGAGGAAG
Encoded here:
- the LOC139388761 gene encoding phosphoglycerate mutase 2 gives rise to the protein MTTAHKLVIVRHGESEWNQYNKFCGWFDADLSEKGLEEAKRGAKAIKDAGMKFDICHTSVLKRAVKTLWTILEGTDQMWLPVYRTWRLNERHYGGLTGLNKAETAEKHGEEQVKIWRRSFDIPPPPMEHDHAFHKIISESRRYKGLKPGELPTCESLKDTIARALPYWNDVIVPEIKAGKNVIIAAHGNSLRGIVKHLEGMSDAAIMELNLPTGIPIVYELDANLKPVKPMAFLGDAETVKKAMEAVAAQGKAKK